A stretch of the Halomonas sp. CH40 genome encodes the following:
- a CDS encoding phosphoribosyltransferase domain-containing protein, which translates to MTEYLLGTGTLTLEIDGDGGDGTGEALFRIAERQNPKRAFLFVSTVLGRHIPVSAARHRAALDQLAEKLLEPLGSGPVLVMSYAETAVGLGLGVFDGLCRKRPHLAVGYLPTTRLCPEGVSPWLNTREEHSHAAEHMVLPPQAGVLPDTEDVTLVLVDDETTTGNTFKGLVEALHQAGVAVSKIVLVTLTDWSDGGCIETIKQALPGVSVSALALLSGRYAWSPAPGSQARSLPPACSAGCPPWAPDLRAAFGVPRSGLSAAAMAADRLAWAAYIDRHLRPLLAPQSRVLVIGTGEHVWHPFLAAEQLERHGHAASFISTTRSPVLPGSVIRQQITFPDHYGIGITMYLNNVDPEEWDEMIVFTETGLSGVPNGLTSALGRCWVVDGNQQVNLVREGAIS; encoded by the coding sequence ATGACTGAGTACCTGCTGGGTACCGGCACCCTGACCCTTGAAATCGACGGTGATGGAGGAGACGGCACGGGCGAGGCCCTTTTTCGGATCGCCGAGCGCCAGAACCCCAAGCGCGCCTTTCTGTTTGTCTCGACCGTGCTGGGCCGCCATATACCGGTCAGCGCTGCCCGCCATCGCGCCGCCCTGGATCAGCTGGCCGAAAAGCTGCTGGAACCGCTGGGAAGCGGGCCGGTGCTGGTGATGAGCTATGCGGAAACAGCCGTTGGCCTGGGGCTGGGCGTCTTTGATGGCCTGTGTCGCAAGCGCCCGCACCTTGCAGTGGGCTATCTGCCCACTACACGGCTGTGCCCGGAAGGCGTCAGTCCCTGGCTGAATACCCGTGAAGAGCACTCACACGCGGCTGAGCATATGGTGTTGCCGCCCCAGGCTGGTGTGCTTCCCGATACGGAAGACGTCACTCTGGTGCTGGTGGATGATGAGACGACCACTGGCAACACCTTTAAAGGGCTTGTCGAGGCGCTTCATCAAGCTGGAGTCGCTGTGTCGAAAATCGTTTTGGTCACATTGACGGACTGGTCGGATGGCGGCTGTATAGAAACCATAAAGCAAGCACTGCCTGGCGTTTCCGTCAGTGCGTTAGCGCTGCTCTCGGGGCGCTATGCCTGGTCTCCTGCTCCTGGTAGCCAGGCGCGCAGCCTTCCGCCAGCATGCTCGGCGGGTTGTCCGCCCTGGGCACCGGACCTCCGCGCTGCCTTCGGGGTGCCGCGAAGTGGGCTGAGTGCAGCTGCCATGGCTGCCGACAGGCTCGCTTGGGCCGCCTATATCGACCGCCACCTGCGCCCCTTGCTCGCCCCGCAGTCGCGGGTGTTGGTGATTGGCACCGGCGAACACGTCTGGCACCCGTTTCTGGCGGCTGAACAGCTGGAACGCCACGGCCATGCGGCAAGTTTTATTTCCACTACTCGCTCACCCGTGCTGCCAGGCTCGGTGATCCGCCAGCAGATCACGTTTCCCGACCATTACGGCATCGGCATCACCATGTATCTCAATAACGTCGACCCCGAGGAATGGGACGAGATGATAGTGTTTACGGAAACCGGGCTCTCCGGCGTTCCCAACGGGCTGACATCGGCTCTGGGCCGCTGTTGGGTGGTGGATGGAAACCAGCAGGTAAACCTGGTCAGGGAAGGCGCTATCTCATGA
- a CDS encoding DUF1523 family protein, with the protein MKRFGYALIGVIVIAIGAALHYALPQVDVVRLIGTDVKRVDTQESGTDNESGNSVSTTDVYFVLTETEQGEPRNYRNEDAIIYGKFDSSNLHTRARSIAQDEDNLVAVRHYGWRLPIFSMFPNAVKVWQVEPGYRHLPLFNIVFLTLLVAGIGYLAWRVRRVLSARREANEAARVEREAQAERERMARRDNDESQRARDEFLSDDNSSS; encoded by the coding sequence ATGAAACGCTTTGGATACGCTCTGATTGGAGTGATTGTCATCGCCATCGGCGCTGCCCTGCATTATGCCTTGCCACAGGTGGACGTGGTGCGCCTGATCGGCACTGACGTCAAGCGGGTAGATACCCAGGAAAGCGGTACGGATAACGAATCCGGCAACTCTGTCAGCACGACGGATGTGTACTTCGTGCTGACGGAAACAGAGCAAGGGGAGCCGCGTAACTACCGCAATGAAGATGCCATTATTTACGGCAAGTTTGATAGCTCCAACCTGCATACCCGCGCCCGGTCGATTGCTCAGGATGAAGATAACCTGGTCGCCGTTCGCCATTACGGCTGGCGCCTGCCAATCTTTTCGATGTTCCCGAACGCTGTCAAAGTCTGGCAGGTTGAACCGGGCTATCGCCACTTGCCGCTGTTCAACATCGTCTTTCTGACCCTGCTGGTGGCAGGCATTGGCTATCTAGCATGGCGGGTTCGTCGTGTTCTATCTGCCCGCCGTGAGGCGAACGAGGCCGCCCGGGTTGAGCGCGAAGCCCAGGCGGAACGTGAGCGCATGGCGCGCCGCGATAACGATGAAAGCCAGCGCGCCCGGGATGAGTTTCTGTCTGATGATAATTCTTCATCATGA